One window of Flavobacteriales bacterium genomic DNA carries:
- a CDS encoding IS5 family transposase produces the protein MKKRPSRSLFDEQFKHQKLEQINDVLPRLSRMIRWEAFRVQLDSAFPVRDPKKGGQPRYDRVMMFKAIVLMELYGLSAEALEYQINDRASFQRFLGLEPQHQVPDSTTVRLFAEHLTKAKAMEQLFAAYHARLSAANLVVNEGKIVDASMVHAPIQHNGRDDREKLENGEVPENWSSRKKAQKDLDADWTKKHGKSYHGYKNHVKVDAGSKVIDHYVVTPASVSDGKMAWELLDEADHGQSFYGDKGYDWQDVKDGIALAQMKDCVLKQPRKNKPLSEQDKQRNKELSRVRARVEHVFGSMNKQLHGLSVRCIGLERATFRVGLTNLCYNFLRSLHLIPGSTVGIV, from the coding sequence ATGAAGAAGCGACCCTCGCGCAGCCTGTTTGATGAGCAGTTCAAGCACCAAAAGTTGGAGCAGATCAACGATGTGTTGCCGCGCCTGTCGCGGATGATCCGGTGGGAGGCATTTCGTGTGCAACTGGATTCGGCTTTCCCGGTGCGAGACCCGAAGAAGGGAGGACAGCCACGTTACGACCGTGTGATGATGTTCAAGGCCATCGTGCTGATGGAACTCTATGGGTTGAGTGCTGAAGCCTTGGAATACCAGATCAACGACCGCGCGAGTTTTCAGCGTTTCCTGGGCTTGGAGCCACAGCATCAAGTACCTGATTCCACCACGGTCCGACTCTTCGCCGAACACCTTACCAAGGCCAAGGCGATGGAGCAGCTCTTTGCCGCCTACCATGCTCGGCTAAGCGCGGCGAACCTGGTGGTCAATGAAGGCAAGATCGTTGATGCCAGCATGGTACATGCGCCCATCCAGCACAATGGGCGGGATGACCGGGAGAAGTTGGAGAACGGGGAGGTCCCGGAGAACTGGTCCTCGCGCAAAAAGGCACAAAAGGACCTGGATGCCGATTGGACCAAGAAGCACGGCAAGAGTTACCATGGCTACAAGAACCACGTGAAGGTGGACGCGGGAAGCAAGGTCATTGACCATTACGTGGTGACGCCTGCATCGGTGAGCGATGGCAAGATGGCTTGGGAACTGCTGGATGAGGCCGATCACGGACAAAGCTTCTACGGGGACAAGGGCTATGATTGGCAGGACGTGAAGGACGGGATCGCATTGGCCCAGATGAAGGACTGCGTGCTCAAGCAGCCCCGCAAGAACAAGCCGCTCAGCGAACAGGACAAGCAACGCAACAAGGAACTAAGCCGTGTCCGCGCACGGGTTGAGCACGTCTTCGGCAGCATGAACAAGCAACTGCACGGACTCAGCGTGCGGTGCATCGGCTTGGAGCGTGCAACCTTCCGCGTGGGGCTCACCAACCTGTGCTACAACTTCCTGCGCTCCTTGCATCTCATACCTGGATCAACCGTGGGGATCGTGTGA
- a CDS encoding glycosyltransferase gives MSDIEDIDRILHPDRILASICMITYRHESFIAEAIEGVLAQQLNGAFELVISDDKSPDGTPSICRQYQQRYPEQIRLLLPQRNLGMARNLELALDKCRGRYVAFCEGDDIWSDPFKLAKQVAVLESDATCSGSYHETRLISENGERTGHLFRTQLPDQLSVQDVMSELAPFHTSSFVIRASPLLHALPSWTMKVASLDMALFALVAGTGTLRKVDGVMSSYRKHPGGITRSQTHTGATFHYQRILLWLFLDRHFNHAHADRCRELFLFHWRFIIKQSTPRARLKFLASLCRNVPTWFSHNPFFIAKRMFEAVQP, from the coding sequence ATGAGCGACATAGAGGACATTGACCGGATCCTTCATCCGGATCGGATCTTGGCCTCAATTTGCATGATCACCTATCGCCATGAGTCCTTCATCGCGGAGGCCATTGAAGGTGTTTTGGCCCAACAACTCAATGGCGCATTTGAGCTGGTGATCAGTGACGATAAGAGTCCCGATGGAACGCCCTCCATTTGCAGGCAATATCAGCAACGTTATCCAGAACAGATCCGGTTGCTGCTTCCACAGCGGAATCTGGGAATGGCAAGAAATTTGGAACTGGCATTGGATAAATGCAGAGGTCGCTATGTCGCCTTTTGTGAAGGGGATGATATTTGGTCCGATCCGTTCAAACTGGCGAAGCAGGTCGCGGTCTTGGAATCAGATGCGACCTGTTCGGGCAGCTATCATGAAACGCGCTTGATCTCGGAGAACGGTGAACGGACCGGGCACTTGTTCCGAACGCAACTCCCCGACCAGCTCAGCGTCCAGGATGTCATGTCTGAACTAGCCCCATTTCATACCTCTTCGTTTGTAATCAGAGCATCACCATTGTTGCATGCATTGCCCTCTTGGACAATGAAAGTAGCCAGTTTGGACATGGCGTTATTCGCTTTGGTCGCTGGAACTGGAACACTTCGCAAGGTGGATGGGGTCATGAGTTCGTACCGCAAACATCCCGGCGGGATCACAAGAAGCCAAACCCATACCGGCGCCACCTTCCACTATCAGCGAATTCTTCTCTGGCTCTTTTTGGACCGGCACTTTAACCATGCGCATGCGGACCGTTGCAGAGAGCTTTTTCTGTTCCACTGGCGTTTTATCATTAAACAGAGCACACCAAGGGCCAGACTTAAATTTCTGGCCTCCTTATGTCGCAATGTACCGACATGGTTCAGCCACAACCCATTTTTCATAGCGAAACGCATGTTTGAAGCTGTTCAACCATAA
- a CDS encoding acetyltransferase — MIIAGAGGHAKELVDEWLKAGGSLDDIEFFDEVEPDRTLLGRPVKGRIQDWADKQDFILAVGSPALRRDLFERFKKAGHDPATLVSHSAQVSTLTNSLGSGLNIMALAVIGPNTQLANGVLVNSGAHIHHDAWIGEFTEISPRVSILGGVRIGSMARIGASATILPGMRIGDGAIVGAGAVVDRDVPPETLVVGIPARKIAR; from the coding sequence ATGATCATTGCTGGTGCTGGTGGCCATGCCAAGGAACTTGTGGATGAGTGGCTCAAGGCCGGAGGAAGTCTGGACGATATTGAGTTTTTCGATGAGGTCGAGCCGGACCGCACATTATTGGGAAGACCGGTCAAAGGTCGAATTCAGGATTGGGCCGATAAGCAGGACTTCATACTTGCTGTAGGTTCTCCTGCTTTGCGTCGGGACCTGTTCGAAAGGTTCAAGAAGGCAGGGCATGATCCAGCCACATTGGTGTCTCATAGTGCTCAGGTGAGTACACTTACCAACAGTTTGGGCAGCGGATTGAACATTATGGCCCTGGCTGTGATAGGGCCGAATACGCAATTAGCGAATGGCGTCCTCGTGAACAGCGGGGCGCACATTCATCATGATGCGTGGATCGGGGAGTTCACGGAGATCTCACCACGCGTTTCAATTTTGGGCGGAGTCCGGATAGGATCCATGGCGCGTATCGGGGCCAGCGCGACGATCCTTCCAGGAATGCGGATCGGAGATGGTGCAATTGTAGGAGCCGGCGCAGTAGTGGACCGTGATGTCCCTCCGGAAACACTGGTCGTAGGCATACCGGCGAGGAAGATCGCAAGATGA
- a CDS encoding sulfotransferase has product MKPGLFIIGSQKAGTTALFEMLALHPRIGASTPKELRFFSSDSNYAQGMKHYLSHFPPQSIVGVRKLGVEATGYMFQGEKTAARIKFHFPDAVCLATLRDPVKRAYSAWNMYHRFKDHPQNAKRYDARTFAQAVEDELAGRPYAPYPYHNYLALGCYAGQIEAYQKHFPAKQLLVRSYLDLKKDPDAFVHDVCVNVGIPPMEKSVSLKEVKPNTHAYPAPMDPGLAAELYRWFAPELAKLDEVLGYHLEILENPA; this is encoded by the coding sequence GTGAAGCCCGGGCTCTTTATCATCGGGTCACAAAAGGCGGGAACGACCGCATTGTTCGAAATGCTGGCCCTGCACCCGCGGATCGGAGCGTCCACCCCCAAGGAACTCCGCTTTTTCAGTTCGGATAGCAACTATGCGCAGGGAATGAAGCATTACCTTTCGCACTTCCCCCCACAGTCGATCGTGGGCGTGCGAAAATTGGGGGTAGAGGCCACGGGATACATGTTCCAAGGGGAAAAAACGGCCGCTCGGATCAAATTCCATTTTCCCGATGCGGTCTGCCTGGCCACATTGCGTGATCCCGTGAAACGCGCCTACTCCGCATGGAACATGTACCATCGGTTCAAGGACCATCCGCAAAATGCCAAGAGGTACGATGCACGGACGTTTGCCCAAGCCGTGGAAGACGAGCTGGCGGGACGGCCCTATGCACCATACCCCTACCACAACTATTTGGCCTTGGGCTGTTATGCTGGGCAGATCGAGGCATACCAAAAACATTTCCCGGCCAAGCAACTGTTGGTTCGTTCGTACCTGGACCTTAAAAAGGACCCGGATGCCTTCGTGCATGACGTTTGCGTGAATGTGGGCATCCCCCCCATGGAAAAGAGCGTGTCCTTGAAGGAGGTGAAGCCCAACACGCATGCCTATCCGGCCCCCATGGACCCGGGCCTAGCGGCTGAGCTGTACCGTTGGTTCGCACCGGAGTTGGCCAAGCTGGACGAGGTACTCGGTTATCATCTGGAAATCTTGGAAAACCCGGCCTGA
- a CDS encoding DegT/DnrJ/EryC1/StrS family aminotransferase codes for MKEAAKPGESIYVTRTFLPPREEYLHWLDKAYSSHVLTNNGPIHRELEETLRARFDVPHLRLMANGTLALQLAIRALGVKGKVITTPFSYVATTSAILWEGCEPVFVDIDPKTCCIDPKMIEAAITPDTSAILATHVYGIPCDVVAIDAIAKKHGLKVIYDAAHAFDVEYKGKSILSYGDASTLSFHATKLFHTVEGGAVVLSSAIEDEKLSLLRSFGHTYDIHSCLGINAKMSEVHAAMGMAVLPHVQELIHERRELSEQYDALLGDHLERPTIPENTDFNYGYYPVLLKNRSQLANLMSVLATEGIHVRRYFYPSLNLLPYVTTRSCPISEDKSDRAICLPLYPGLGADQVERIASMIRTLLQSG; via the coding sequence ATGAAAGAAGCCGCGAAACCCGGGGAGTCCATTTACGTTACCCGCACCTTCCTGCCGCCACGTGAGGAATACCTCCACTGGTTGGACAAAGCCTATAGCAGCCACGTGCTTACCAACAACGGGCCCATCCATCGTGAGTTGGAGGAAACCTTGCGTGCCCGCTTCGACGTGCCTCATTTACGTTTGATGGCCAACGGCACCTTGGCCCTGCAGCTCGCCATCCGGGCCTTGGGGGTGAAGGGTAAGGTGATCACCACCCCGTTCAGCTATGTGGCCACCACCAGCGCCATCCTCTGGGAAGGTTGCGAACCGGTCTTCGTCGACATTGACCCGAAGACGTGCTGCATCGACCCGAAAATGATCGAGGCGGCCATCACCCCTGATACCTCAGCGATCCTGGCCACCCACGTCTATGGTATTCCCTGCGATGTGGTGGCCATCGACGCCATTGCCAAGAAGCACGGACTGAAAGTGATCTACGATGCCGCGCACGCCTTCGATGTGGAGTACAAGGGGAAAAGCATCCTGAGTTATGGCGACGCCAGCACGCTGAGCTTCCACGCCACCAAGCTCTTCCATACCGTGGAGGGCGGGGCTGTTGTGTTGAGTAGTGCTATCGAAGATGAGAAACTGAGCCTCTTGCGGAGCTTCGGCCATACCTATGACATTCATAGCTGCCTTGGGATCAACGCAAAAATGAGCGAGGTACATGCCGCGATGGGCATGGCGGTGCTTCCTCATGTTCAAGAATTGATCCATGAACGCAGAGAACTTTCGGAACAATACGATGCCTTGTTGGGCGATCATTTGGAACGACCGACAATTCCGGAAAATACGGATTTCAACTACGGGTATTATCCGGTTCTATTGAAAAATCGATCTCAACTGGCCAACTTGATGTCCGTTTTGGCAACGGAGGGGATCCATGTCAGAAGATATTTTTACCCATCCTTGAACCTGCTTCCGTACGTGACCACGAGATCTTGCCCGATCAGCGAGGACAAGAGTGATCGTGCCATTTGCCTACCGCTCTATCCAGGACTTGGGGCGGACCAGGTCGAACGGATCGCTTCCATGATCCGAACTTTACTTCAATCCGGATAG
- a CDS encoding fibronectin type III domain-containing protein, with translation MGKLAKYLDRLNATQVVDKSKFIEGRMKDNPAFPLPEPALADIAAARANLEAAITAAMDGGRTATAIRRARTKELKLMLSQLAGYVTSLAEGNTLAILSSGFDVQRTPVPSGELSAPPDLQASISAFAGRVDLRWRPVQHAAAYQIHRNGTDPADAAAWQLAGTSTKASFKVTGLTPASITWFRVSAVGTAGIGPVSEVAHSLVK, from the coding sequence ATGGGTAAACTAGCCAAGTACCTCGATCGGCTCAACGCCACCCAAGTGGTGGACAAGAGCAAGTTCATAGAAGGACGGATGAAAGACAATCCGGCCTTCCCTTTACCTGAACCCGCCTTGGCGGACATCGCCGCAGCGCGTGCGAACCTCGAGGCCGCCATCACGGCGGCCATGGACGGGGGGCGCACAGCCACGGCCATCCGACGGGCGCGGACCAAGGAATTGAAGTTGATGTTGAGCCAATTGGCCGGCTACGTGACCTCCCTCGCGGAGGGCAACACCCTGGCCATCCTCAGCAGCGGCTTCGACGTGCAACGCACCCCGGTGCCATCGGGTGAACTATCAGCACCACCGGACCTACAGGCTTCCATCAGCGCCTTCGCGGGCCGGGTGGACCTGCGCTGGAGACCGGTGCAGCATGCCGCAGCCTACCAGATCCACCGCAACGGGACCGATCCCGCTGACGCTGCGGCCTGGCAATTGGCGGGCACGAGCACCAAGGCCAGCTTCAAGGTGACCGGCCTAACGCCCGCAAGTATCACATGGTTCCGGGTGAGCGCCGTGGGCACCGCCGGTATCGGACCGGTGAGCGAAGTGGCCCACAGCCTAGTGAAGTAG
- a CDS encoding ATP-binding cassette domain-containing protein, producing the protein MVQVQGVGKRYRLGTINRQQLTDDVKAWTARLLGRPDPTVPVGAQVDPQRIGEDFWALRDVSFEVRRGEVVGIVGHNGAGKSTMLKLLSRITLPTEGTIKMRGKISSLLEVGTGFHPELTGRDNIYLNGAILGMRKTEVNAKLDEIIAFSGIQHHIDTPVKRYSSGMRVRLGFAVAAHLEPEILIVDEVLSVGDAEFQRKSMGKMKDSAASGRTVIFVSHNMTAMRALCERVIWLEHGRVRMSGPTEEVVAAYQANYNQVTTERTWAVHEAPGNTVAHLRHVRACPASGGEIFQWGDAVDIEVHVDKHDPGPINVTLQVVNSDDLVVFTTGLAESNPDMLQGTGSKMVACRFPPHLFNAGEFRLNIGVISNKDSSFQESQAVAFTVVEPPRTGTWHGRRKGMFRLKIPWEIQHS; encoded by the coding sequence ATGGTACAGGTGCAGGGCGTGGGCAAACGCTACCGCCTTGGCACCATCAACCGTCAGCAGCTCACCGACGACGTGAAAGCTTGGACCGCCAGGCTGCTGGGCCGCCCGGACCCCACCGTGCCCGTCGGGGCGCAGGTGGACCCGCAACGGATCGGCGAGGATTTCTGGGCGCTACGGGACGTCTCCTTCGAGGTGCGTCGCGGCGAAGTGGTAGGCATCGTGGGCCACAACGGGGCTGGCAAGAGCACCATGCTGAAATTGCTCTCACGGATCACCCTTCCTACCGAAGGGACTATCAAGATGCGAGGCAAGATCTCCAGCCTGTTAGAGGTGGGCACCGGCTTCCATCCCGAGCTCACCGGCCGGGACAACATCTACCTCAACGGCGCCATCCTCGGCATGCGTAAGACCGAGGTGAACGCCAAGCTGGACGAGATCATCGCCTTCAGCGGTATCCAGCACCACATCGATACCCCGGTAAAACGCTACAGCAGCGGCATGCGGGTTCGCCTGGGCTTCGCCGTGGCCGCGCACCTCGAACCTGAGATCCTCATCGTGGACGAAGTGCTCTCGGTGGGCGATGCCGAATTCCAGCGCAAGAGCATGGGCAAAATGAAGGACAGTGCCGCCAGCGGCCGCACCGTCATCTTCGTCAGCCATAACATGACGGCCATGCGCGCTCTTTGCGAACGCGTGATCTGGCTGGAACACGGCCGTGTGCGCATGAGCGGCCCCACCGAGGAAGTGGTGGCTGCCTACCAGGCCAATTACAACCAAGTGACCACCGAAAGGACCTGGGCGGTGCACGAGGCCCCGGGAAATACGGTCGCGCACCTCCGCCATGTGAGGGCATGTCCCGCATCCGGCGGGGAGATCTTCCAGTGGGGGGATGCCGTGGACATTGAGGTCCATGTGGACAAACATGACCCCGGGCCTATCAACGTAACCCTCCAGGTGGTCAACAGTGACGACCTCGTTGTATTTACCACCGGCCTTGCGGAAAGCAACCCCGATATGCTGCAGGGGACCGGCAGTAAAATGGTGGCCTGTCGTTTCCCGCCCCATCTCTTCAACGCCGGTGAATTCCGGCTCAACATCGGTGTCATCAGCAATAAGGACTCAAGCTTTCAGGAAAGTCAAGCCGTGGCATTCACCGTGGTGGAACCGCCCAGGACCGGTACCTGGCACGGTCGTCGGAAAGGCATGTTCAGATTGAAAATCCCTTGGGAAATCCAGCATTCCTGA
- a CDS encoding glycosyltransferase, with the protein MNSLLRIAIATPSRDTWSETFIAAHLERLKEVVLVLSDGSLPYTANGAPMLTPRSLSGRLVNVFEQRVRKKSNAILLRERITKELRHHRTDVLLAEYGPTAEELIKSARAAGVPLVAHFHGYDAHKKAPLERYGNYKRLFYAAAAIVVVSRAMEQQMLALGAPRERLHYIVYGTDTERFTSGDPAANLPHFVAVGRFTDKKAPQLTLLAFREAWRQRPDARLTMVGTGPLWEGVRQLVQSYGMEDVVDLPGVLPPEQVAERLRGARAFVQHSLTTGEHDMEGTPLAVLEAMATGLPVVSTYHAGIPDVVAHGERGLLSAEYDIDAMADHLVQLIDHPEQAASMGQAGRAYVLAHHRVEDRIGVLQSLLEQVAAGG; encoded by the coding sequence ATGAACTCTCTTCTCCGCATCGCCATCGCCACCCCGTCCCGCGACACTTGGAGCGAGACCTTTATCGCTGCCCATTTGGAGCGATTGAAGGAAGTTGTGCTGGTGCTTTCGGACGGTTCCTTGCCGTATACGGCGAACGGTGCGCCCATGCTCACGCCGAGGAGCCTCAGCGGCAGGCTGGTCAATGTGTTCGAGCAGCGGGTCCGGAAGAAGAGTAATGCGATCCTGCTGCGTGAGCGGATCACGAAGGAACTACGCCACCACCGGACCGATGTGCTGCTGGCGGAATATGGCCCCACCGCGGAAGAACTGATCAAAAGCGCCCGCGCCGCCGGTGTGCCCTTGGTAGCGCATTTCCACGGTTACGACGCGCACAAGAAAGCGCCGCTGGAACGCTACGGCAACTACAAGCGGCTATTCTATGCGGCGGCCGCCATTGTGGTGGTGAGCCGCGCCATGGAGCAGCAGATGCTGGCACTGGGTGCGCCCCGCGAGCGGCTGCACTACATCGTTTACGGCACGGATACAGAGCGTTTCACTTCCGGCGACCCGGCAGCGAACCTGCCGCACTTTGTGGCCGTGGGCCGCTTCACCGATAAAAAAGCACCGCAGCTCACCTTGTTGGCCTTCCGGGAAGCTTGGCGGCAACGCCCGGATGCACGGCTCACCATGGTAGGTACCGGCCCTTTGTGGGAAGGCGTGCGCCAACTCGTTCAGAGTTACGGCATGGAGGATGTCGTTGACCTGCCGGGCGTGCTGCCGCCGGAGCAAGTGGCAGAACGCCTACGCGGGGCACGAGCGTTCGTGCAGCACAGCCTCACCACGGGCGAGCACGACATGGAAGGCACACCCTTAGCAGTGCTGGAGGCTATGGCCACCGGACTTCCCGTGGTTTCGACCTATCATGCCGGCATTCCCGATGTGGTGGCGCATGGCGAACGGGGGCTGCTGAGCGCTGAATACGATATCGATGCCATGGCAGACCATCTCGTGCAGCTGATCGACCACCCGGAGCAAGCAGCTTCGATGGGGCAAGCGGGCAGAGCATACGTACTAGCGCACCACCGCGTGGAGGATCGTATCGGGGTGCTGCAATCGCTGTTGGAGCAGGTGGCTGCTGGCGGTTAA
- a CDS encoding MBOAT family protein, translating into MLFNTLQFGLFFILIFVLYWFATRKSLRLQNVMLLVASYYFYACWDWRFLFLLIFSTALDYFSGLQIHRTPTRKGKRFWLTVSIGINLGFLGVFKYYNFFAESFAELVGRFGLDAHPVFLSVVLPVGISFYTFHGLSYVIDIYYDRIQPTRDPFDYALFVGFFPLLVAGPIERASHLLPQLQRPRQFNRAQMVDGCKQVLWGLFKKAVIADNAAPIVNAIFAGQEDLGGSTLLYGVLLFSLQIYGDFSGYSDIALGVARMLGIELLQNFNFPYFSRDIAEFWRRWHISLSTWFRDYLYIPLGGSRGGTWMKVRNTFIIFLVSGFWHGANWTFIAWGGLHALFFLPLLLSGSNRSHMGTVAQDRLLPTLRELAGMTVTFTLVTLAWVFFRADDLAHAFSYLGGMLSMSLFSFPAKYLPWLTWAIGFFVVVEWLGRHGKYGLQTIGARWPRVFRWGLYYFILFVIFRYFGEGEQFIYFQF; encoded by the coding sequence ATGCTCTTCAACACCCTCCAGTTCGGGCTCTTCTTTATACTGATCTTCGTGCTGTACTGGTTCGCCACGCGCAAGTCGTTGCGCTTGCAGAACGTGATGCTGCTGGTGGCCAGCTACTACTTCTACGCCTGCTGGGACTGGCGCTTCCTCTTCCTCCTGATCTTCTCCACGGCACTGGACTATTTCAGTGGCCTACAGATCCACCGCACGCCCACGCGCAAGGGAAAGCGCTTCTGGTTGACCGTGAGCATCGGGATCAACCTGGGCTTTCTGGGCGTCTTCAAATACTACAATTTCTTCGCGGAGAGCTTCGCGGAACTCGTGGGTCGCTTCGGCCTTGATGCGCACCCTGTCTTCCTCTCCGTGGTGCTTCCGGTAGGCATCTCCTTCTACACCTTCCATGGCCTCTCCTATGTGATCGACATCTATTACGATCGGATCCAACCCACCCGCGACCCCTTCGACTATGCGCTCTTCGTGGGCTTCTTCCCCTTGCTGGTGGCGGGTCCCATTGAGCGGGCGTCCCACCTGTTGCCGCAATTGCAACGCCCCCGGCAGTTCAACCGCGCGCAAATGGTGGACGGCTGTAAGCAGGTGCTCTGGGGCTTGTTCAAGAAAGCGGTGATCGCCGACAACGCGGCGCCGATCGTGAACGCCATTTTTGCCGGCCAGGAGGATCTCGGCGGCAGCACGCTGCTCTACGGGGTACTGCTCTTCTCCCTTCAGATCTACGGCGACTTCTCCGGCTATTCGGACATCGCCCTCGGGGTGGCCCGCATGCTGGGGATCGAACTGCTGCAGAACTTCAATTTCCCCTACTTCTCGCGGGACATCGCCGAATTCTGGCGGCGCTGGCACATCAGCCTCTCCACTTGGTTCCGCGATTACCTCTACATCCCCTTGGGCGGCAGCCGCGGCGGCACTTGGATGAAGGTGCGCAACACCTTCATCATCTTTCTGGTGAGCGGCTTCTGGCACGGGGCCAACTGGACCTTCATAGCCTGGGGAGGCCTGCACGCGCTGTTCTTCCTGCCGCTGCTCCTCTCCGGCTCCAACCGTAGCCACATGGGCACCGTGGCCCAGGACCGCCTCCTGCCCACGTTGCGGGAGCTGGCCGGGATGACCGTCACCTTCACGTTGGTCACTTTGGCCTGGGTGTTCTTCCGCGCCGATGACCTGGCCCATGCGTTCAGCTATCTGGGTGGCATGTTGTCCATGTCGCTTTTTTCCTTCCCTGCCAAATACCTACCGTGGCTCACTTGGGCCATTGGCTTCTTCGTGGTGGTGGAATGGCTCGGCCGGCACGGGAAGTACGGCCTGCAGACCATCGGTGCGCGTTGGCCGCGCGTATTCCGTTGGGGGCTTTATTATTTCATCCTGTTCGTGATCTTCCGCTATTTTGGCGAGGGCGAGCAATTCATCTACTTCCAGTTCTGA
- a CDS encoding glycosyltransferase family 2 protein: protein MPTAPAKVTVLMTLYNKAPFVAEAVQSILDNTFTDLELLVVDDASTDGGLEVVRSIADPRIRLLESPVNTGRAAAANRGYDAARGEYVAVLDADDIAHPERLAKQVAFMDTHPEVGISGTAYQVLGRSGPVARWPTTDAECRAKLLFGDPVLYGSSIMRRSLLANHALRCDPAWRHPGMDYLFTVRFAQYTRYANLPEALLHYRMGSNNMRHERDPAEDKRRIIKEVFRIFSLPMTDPELELQLALHDLFRVPFTARHVVELRSWTRRLAAMNRERRLFPEDLFEAELERRWIRLFHHFADHDLGAGLTHMRLSGSWPMSRSTYLVKATLNRWTGRKR from the coding sequence ATGCCCACTGCCCCAGCGAAAGTCACCGTGCTGATGACCTTGTACAACAAGGCTCCCTTCGTGGCGGAGGCGGTACAGAGCATCCTGGATAACACGTTCACGGACTTGGAGCTTTTGGTGGTGGACGATGCCAGCACGGACGGCGGGTTGGAAGTGGTGAGGTCCATCGCCGACCCGCGCATCCGTCTCCTGGAAAGCCCCGTGAACACGGGCCGTGCCGCAGCGGCGAACCGTGGCTATGATGCAGCGCGTGGCGAATATGTGGCGGTGCTGGATGCGGACGACATTGCCCATCCGGAGCGGCTGGCCAAGCAGGTGGCCTTTATGGACACACATCCAGAGGTCGGCATCTCCGGGACCGCCTACCAGGTTCTGGGCCGGAGTGGTCCGGTCGCGCGCTGGCCGACAACGGATGCGGAATGCCGCGCAAAGCTGCTCTTCGGCGACCCGGTTCTCTATGGTTCGTCCATAATGCGCCGCTCTCTGCTGGCAAACCATGCCTTGCGCTGCGATCCCGCATGGCGGCATCCTGGCATGGACTATCTGTTCACGGTCCGGTTCGCCCAATATACGCGATACGCCAACCTCCCCGAGGCGCTACTACACTATCGAATGGGCAGCAATAACATGCGGCATGAACGGGACCCCGCGGAGGACAAGCGGAGGATCATCAAGGAAGTGTTCCGCATTTTCAGCCTGCCGATGACGGACCCCGAATTGGAACTGCAACTGGCGCTCCATGACCTGTTCCGCGTCCCGTTCACGGCCCGGCACGTAGTGGAGCTACGCTCGTGGACCCGTCGCTTGGCGGCCATGAACCGGGAACGGCGCTTATTCCCGGAGGACCTCTTCGAGGCTGAGCTGGAACGCCGCTGGATACGGCTCTTCCATCACTTCGCGGACCATGACCTCGGCGCCGGGCTGACCCATATGCGGCTTTCCGGCAGCTGGCCGATGTCGCGTTCGACCTATCTGGTGAAAGCCACCTTGAACCGCTGGACCGGCCGCAAGCGATGA